From a region of the Triticum aestivum cultivar Chinese Spring chromosome 7D, IWGSC CS RefSeq v2.1, whole genome shotgun sequence genome:
- the LOC123163822 gene encoding uncharacterized protein has product MLGRGNKSMATALVRAAPRRTMRHEFGWIYSIRSVARFGRMVCGGKQACVLSSCITNPRMIDWEFNQPLLTVDALDANCCRLCARANSSNILLWVKQHINLYPTQSLVLLRMAAM; this is encoded by the exons ATGCTGGGCCGGGGCAACAAATCCATGGCAACCGCGCTGGTTCGAGCAGCGCCTCGCCGGACGATGAGGCACGAGTTCGGCTGGATTTACTCGATTCGTTCGGTTGCACGCTTTGGCAGGATGGTCTGTGGCGGCAAACAAGCATGCGTCCTTTCAAGTTGTATCACCAATCCAAGGATGATTGATTGGGAGTTTAACCAACCATTACTCACAGTCGATGCGCTGGATGCCAATTGTTGCAG ATTGTGTGCAAGGGCGAATTCAAGCAACATACTGCTCTGGGTCAAGCAGCACATCAA CCTGTATCCAACTCAATCTTTGGTGCTCCTGCGGATGGCAGCAAT GTAA